The following coding sequences lie in one Monomorium pharaonis isolate MP-MQ-018 chromosome 1, ASM1337386v2, whole genome shotgun sequence genomic window:
- the LOC105839407 gene encoding uncharacterized protein LOC105839407 codes for MANEYDTLPRKKYKLWEENRNVSIPIRNRQRWDRKIALSIPVIDGSDNDTNQQNFTQVSNTSHADDHLSSKSYSDDIYIDEVYDYEIYEFNDFVNDNNQDYEDDTTMLDDINYNVVDICESLYDHNEHSTDFNESIFCTSHSNVNNNTVLFNNSAQTVDETVYNLINLYIKHRMTKFNLEDMLTVINNMLSQLNLMPKTLYKLFSYVKNMVPPFTVIKHVYCKKCMLYKSVKAASKVCKLCLISEIFFFLRLI; via the coding sequence ATTCCCATTAGAAACCGTCAACGATGGGATAGAAAAATTGCACTATCAATTCCTGTTATAGATGGAAGTGACAATGACACtaatcaacaaaattttacacaagTTTCGAATACAAGCCATGCAGATGATCATTTAAGCTCCAAGAGTTATAGCGACGATATTTACATAGATGAAGTATATGACtatgaaatttacgaatttaatGATTTCGTCAATGATAATAATCAAGATTATGAAGATGATACTACGATGTTggatgatataaattataatgtagtTGATATATGCGAATCTTTATATGATCATAATGAGCATTCcacagattttaatgaaagtaTATTTTGCACTTCTCATagtaatgttaataataatactgttttatttaataatagtgCTCAAACTGTTGATGAAactgtttataatttaataaatctttatattaaacatagaaTGACAAAATTTAACTTAGAGGATATGCTAACAGTCATAAATAATATGCTTTCCCAGCTAAATTTGATGccaaaaactttatataaattattttcttatgttaaaaatatggtTCCTCCTTTTACTGTTATTAAACATgtctattgtaaaaaatgtatgttatataaaagtgtaaaagctGCATCAAAAGTGTgcaaattatgtttaataagcgaaatttttttttttttgagattgaTATAA